In Malania oleifera isolate guangnan ecotype guangnan chromosome 8, ASM2987363v1, whole genome shotgun sequence, a single window of DNA contains:
- the LOC131161438 gene encoding chaperone protein dnaJ 11, chloroplastic-like, producing MISASTLFSHFIGSRVALSPAPLPVASYASRPSRVSAACTPVERPTAVRPRIASSHLSLYEVLGVQPGATGQEIKAAYRRLARAVHPDVASESRKDASADDFIRIHAAYSTLSDPEKRADYDRRLQWQRRPVSYSPFVMSAMTCSPESIFSGRTRRTWETDQCW from the coding sequence ATGATCTCTGCGTCCACCCTTTTCTCTCACTTCATTGGCTCGCGAGTCGCGCTCAGCCCAGCTCCGCTGCCGGTGGCTTCCTACGCATCCCGCCCCAGCCGCGTCTCCGCCGCCTGCACCCCCGTCGAGCGCCCGACCGCCGTGAGGCCGCGCATCGCCTCCTCGCACTTGTCGCTCTACGAAGTGCTCGGGGTCCAACCAGGCGCCACGGGCCAGGAGATCAAGGCGGCGTACAGAAGATTGGCCAGGGCCGTACATCCCGATGTCGCATCCGAGAGCCGGAAAGACGCCTCCGCTGACGACTTCATCAGGATCCACGCAGCGTATTCTACCCTGTCTGATCCAGAGAAGCGCGCCGACTACGATCGGAGACTCCAGTGGCAGCGGCGGCCGGTGAGCTATTCGCCGTTTGTGATGTCGGCGATGACCTGTTCACCGGAATCGATATTTTCCGGCCGCACGCGCCGCACGTGGGAGACCGATCAGTGCTGGTAG